The bacterium region CAGGCGCGACCCGACTCGGGATGCTCGGCCACGAAGGCCGAGTATTCCGGAATCGCCGCAGTGTAATTTTGTGCGAAGTACAATGAATCACCGCGCGCCGGAGTTTCCGCGGCGAGCAGCCTCGGTACCCACAGTGCGCATATAATAAGGAGAGCGAGACGAGACAAAATGGCCTCCCGTGGGAAAATTGAAAGCTCTGTTGGCTACTTCGTTTTGCGCGGCGTCTTCTCGCGCATTACATCCACGCCGAACTTGAGGTAGGCCTTCAGATAGGTGTGGAATTCCGTCCAGCCTTCGCACATCATGAACGCGACTTTCAGGTCCTTCTGCTGGTAGCCGTAATCATGCACGCGGAAGATGGTCTCGCGGGGGCCCTTCTTGACGAATTCGAAGGTCATGGTGGTCATGTACTTCGGGCCGTAGGCCGGGCCGACGAAGACGATCTTCTCGTATTTCTTGTATTCGATCGGGTACATGTCCATCGTTTCGTCGCCGTACGCTTTCCACCACCAACGCACCGGCGCGAGGTCCGGACCCCATTCGCCGATCTGCTTGTCGCAGAAATATTTCTTGAGGTGCTTGTCTTCCGTCACCGCTTCCCAGACTTTTTTGAGCGGCTGCTTCATAATGTGCGAGGTGGTGTATCCGAGTTTACCTTTGGATACGGGGAGTTTTTGGTTGTGTGGCATGGGTGTTGGGGGGGTGCTGTTTGTATGTGAGGTTGGTTTGGTGTATTTGTAGGGGCGGATGGCAATCCGCCCGTGCCGGACAGGATCGAAACCTGTGGATCTATTCTTCCCAATACACGCCTTGGAGATCGGGATTTTCCTTGTCCAATTCCCAGTTCAAGGGATTGTCCATGATGTATTGCCGCGCTAGTCCCAATTCATGTTCGTTGCGGATAATGCGATCGTAGAAACTGCGCTGCCAAACTTCCACGCCTTTTGTTCCACGGATTTCGTTGATTCGTTTCGTGGTCGCGCGTTTGAAGGCGGCGATGATTGTGCCTCAGGGTGCCGTTCGCGCATACGTGGTTTTGACGGTGACTCTGGAATGATCCGCCTCGCTTGGGGCGGGCGGATTGCCATCCGCCCCTACATCAACGTTTCGCGCGGGCCCTGCAAATGGGCCGATATAAGTATCGTCAATCCGCAGAATCGCATGAAAGTGATTTGGCATGATCATGAATTCGTCCAGCCAGATAGCCTCCCGAATCTCAGCGGTCTTCTTCCATTCAATTTTAACCGCCTCGCCAAACTCGTTGAGCAACATGGTTGCGTTTACAACTTCACCAAGAGTTTGTGTCGCCCCTCCACGCAGATTGTCACAAAGAACGTCCGCGGATGGCGGTAATCATGTCTCTGCAACCGCAGTGAATTCTTGCGTGTGTATCGCTCTTTCATACCTTAGGTCGGATTCACGAATCTATGTAGGGGCGGATGGCA contains the following coding sequences:
- a CDS encoding SRPBCC domain-containing protein, translating into MKQPLKKVWEAVTEDKHLKKYFCDKQIGEWGPDLAPVRWWWKAYGDETMDMYPIEYKKYEKIVFVGPAYGPKYMTTMTFEFVKKGPRETIFRVHDYGYQQKDLKVAFMMCEGWTEFHTYLKAYLKFGVDVMREKTPRKTK